The DNA segment catggcaccacttcccaaaccatacaagctccaccagccaaaacaaccccatacccTCTCCACCAACTACCcctattttcgtagcacctctACCAGCTACACTCCACCGATCTTACAGTGAGCCGTTATTCCAAACCCAAGATAATCAGTATTATCCACTAGAACCTACCTTCAAGGCCCCAGATCATTaatcctacactcctcatttctACCTTCCTATTGAGACTGAGAAACAACCTAAGAACCgggaacaggaggagatgtttaggaaggtgaGAAGCCTAGAATAGTAGCTCAGAAACATAcaagggttgggaggtcaagtgagtgtagtctacaaagatctgtgtttgtTCCCTGAAGTACAGCTACCTATTGGgttcaaaatgccaaaatttgacTTGTATGACGGACACGGAGATCCCGTGGCCTACTTAAGGGGATActacagtaaaatgagaggagctggtGGGAAAGATGAGTTGTTAATGGCATACTTTAGCTAGAGTTTGATTGGCGCGTTATTGGAGTGGTACACTTGTCACGATCACAACAGATGGTATACCTGGtatgatttggcccaagctttcgctcgtcatttccaatacaacatagagattgttccagatcatttgtctttgactaagatagagaagaagcctagtgaaagtttcagggaacatggttttcgctggagagaacagTCAGCACGGGTTAACCCTCCAATGGAGGAGGACGAAATGGTATAATACTTTCTTCAGGctttggagcctacttactttggcccTCTAATATCGGACATAGCTAAGTCTTTAaatgaagtcgtgaaaatgggaggaatggtagaggaagggctcaaatcaagcaagatcatgagctactcTACCATCAAAGCAACTACGCAGGCAATCCAGAATGGCACCAGAGGCGTgcttgggaaaaagaaaaaagaggatgtCGCTATGGTCATTTCAGGATCGTGGCACGACTCGGGGGATTCTCCTACCCACTACACCCAACCTCGACCCCAGCTTCAAACCTATACCCCCTctatataatccaccccaacactacttcccacCATCATAGCCTCAGTATTCAATTAGGCCATCCTATTATCATGTCCATCGCGCACAatcatatgctcaaccccctcctcACCCGGGATGGCATGCACCAGCTCCACAAAACCTTACCCACCTCCATAAACATATCGAAACCCTGTTGGTCCAAACTTTCGGGCCAAGCCAGAATTCAACAATGAAAGGTTGCAGCAAAAGAAAACTTTCACTCCGCTTGGGGAATCTTATACCAGCCTATTTCAAAGGTTGGGGCAATTGGATGttctgaggccaattgagtcaaaaCTACCAAACCCCCCTTTAAAGAACCTGTATTATTCTCTCAGATGTGTATACTGTTCCGATACTCCGAGGTACGacacagaaaagtgttggcatttgaAGAACGCCatccaagagcttattgatacgaACCAGATTGTGGTCCAGAGCCCAgaagcacccaacatcaaccagaacccattgtcgGCCCATGCTGAAATGCACATGATTGAGATAATGCACAGGGATGggaagcccaagaagccttcacaatctGTCATGATGATCCAGTCTAGTGAAAGTAAGTCAGTCAAGGACCCAGTTGTCACAAAGGCAACCTCTTCGATAGCTGAAGGATCGGTGGATAAGTTGAGCATGCCAAAtaataagccagttgtggtagttgaaaagaggtccccaaatgatgatgtagcaaagcaagaaaatCCAAAGGTGATCATGCCGGGGGTAGCAAGAAAGCCAGtcataattgtggagggtgctcgCACGGATCCTATCATTATCAAACCAATGACCCAGCTGTCGGTAGCTAACACCAAGACTGTCCTATGGAACTATGAGCAAGTGATAGTGGcctataaggggaaggaagtgaaagagGAAGTTAACGAGGCCCAGAGATTAACTCGTTTGGGGAGATGCTTTGCTCCGGATAAGTTAAGGAAAGTTAAAACACTCAGAGACAAtctagttctagtgaagaaaccGGTCACTAAAGAAaaggcagaagagtttttgagaaaaataaaggTACAGGATTACTCCATCGTAGAACAGTTGAGAAAGACTCCTGCTCATATTTCCCTATAATCATTGTTGATCTATTCAGATGAGCACCgacgggccctgatgaagattctaaatgaagctcatgtccccgacaaaatcatagtgaaccatttggagaagaaTAATAATAAGATATTTGAGTCTAACAGGATCACATTCTCAGATTATGATTTGCCtctagagggtacagaacataatcgATCCCTCTATCTCACAGTGAAATGCGAAAATTCTATGGTTACAAAGGTGTTagtcgacaatggttccagtgcaaacatctgccctctctctactctgaacaagttaaaaGTTGATGATGAGACGGTTCACAAGAACATCATATGTGTCCGAGGTTTTGACGGAGGGGGAAAAGACTTTGTTGGTGACATCATGCtcgagttgacaataggaccagtcgaattcaccatggagttccaagtactggatgtggctgtttcttacactTTACTGTTGggtaggccttggatacatgttgCCAAGGCGGTTCCATCTTCTTTACAcaagatggtgaagttcgaataGGATAGACAAGAAATCTTCGTGCATGGCGATGAGAACTTATGTGCTTTCAATGATACATCTGCCCCGTTTATTGAAGCTGAAGAAGATAAGGGGTCGTGGGTCTATCAAGTTTCCAAAACAGTATCGGTTGAAAAGATTACGGAAGGAGAATACATTCCAAGTCCAAAGCTATCTTCTGCAATCATCATGGTAGCaactgaaatgttgaaaaatagttttgtgccgggcaagggtctgggtgcatctctgcaaggtatcgtgtAGCCAGTGTCTTTGCGTGAAAATCTaggtacatttggtttggggttgaAGCCTACAGGGGATGATGTGAAGAAGGCtagaaagttttaaaaaaatgcaTGGTCGCTCCCGAAGCCAATCCCACGTCTCTCCATGTCTTTCATCAAGGCAGGGGTCGTGAAGCGTCTAGTAACAACAGTTCTAAAGcctatggttgattttgatgaggaattGGTTAAAAGGTTCTAGAGTTTGTTTGATGAGGCgaacatggtagaaattgggaaagGTTCCAGCAAAGTGGATGTGGAGTTTATTGGCCCAAAAGTGAAGCTTAACAACTGGGATGAcactcctctccctacccggacggagttttgatagtttgctttgttttcctttcagtttatttggattattccagggttgtaattcatattttattttttatttgttttgatgtacaaaacccttctatcctttaatttcaatgaaatgtagtttcccttttccattactcctgatagtgtcattttcttttctttctttatacagttctttttatgctagttttaatgacatgacatgtatgaggaattttcgtccaagtcttaaaagccaatctaactctgaaatagcaatccaagaaatagagtgtgatgatgaaatagaatatgatgaagaggaaacatttgaggaaattagtaaagaactaagtcactttgaagagaaactcaagcctaatttgaatgaaactgaagcaatcaacttaaatatcagggaaactaagataagtgtgcACTTAGAACCGTAAATTAGGGAGgaaataatcaaagcactgtttgaatataaagacatgtttgcatggtcatatgacgacatgccgggtctaagtaaTGACTTGGTTgttcacaaatttcccactgactcggcattccctcccgtcaagcagaagttaaggaagtttaaaactgacatgagtgtgaagtcaaggaagaaatcacaaaacagctggatgcaaaggtcattcgagtcacacgATACCtcacctggttagctaatgttgtgttagtgccaaagaaggatggcaagaccagggtatgcgttgattactgcgatctcaacaaagcaagtcccaatgATAATtttcccttgccaaacatacacatcttgATGGACAACTGTACCAAGcatgagatcggatcttttgtggacTGTTATGCGGGGTACCACCAaatcttgatggatgaggaggatgcagaaaagatagcATTCATCACATCATGGgaaacttattgctaccgggtaataccatttggtttgaaaaatgctagggaaacttacatgaggtcaatgactactgtgttccatgacatgatacacaaggagattgaggtttatgtagatgatgtgatcataaagtcaaagcaaCAGGCTGACCATGtcggagatttgaggaagtttttccacaGACTCCGCAGATACAATCTTAAGCTTAACCCTTCCAAGtatgcatttggtgttccatctggaaaactgttgggattcatagtcagtcagcgaggcatcgagttggatccgtcaaaaaTCTAGGCCATCCAGGAGCTACCATCGCCAAGGAATAAGATTGAGGCGATGAGTCTGCTCGGGcaattgaactacatcagcaggtttattactCAACTgatgacaacttgtgagcccatctttaagttactgaaaaaggatgttgcggtcaaatggacagatgagtgctaggaggcatttgataagatcaaggggtacttgtcaaacccacttgtgttggtcccaccaAAACTCGAAAGGCCTTTAATTCTTTATTTCACCGTCCTGGATAATTCGTTCGattgtgtgttgggtcaacatgacatcactggtaggaaagagcaagccatatactatcttagcaaaaagttcacatcctatgaggttaagtatactccccttgaaaggacatgttgcgccctgacttgggtggcacaaaagttgaaacattatctgtcatcctacactacttacctcatttctcatctggaccctctaaagtatatctttcagaagcctatgcccgtaggaagacttgcgaagtggcatattttgctcacagagttgacatcatctatgtgacttggACCGTGATAAAAACCCAAGCATTGGCCTATCATTTGGCCGATAACCCGGTCGATGAAAAGTAtgaaccattgagaacttattttcccgatgaagaggtgatgcatattgacgaggtGGAGAAGGCTAAAAAACCAGGtaggaaacttttctttgatggagccgctaatatgaaaggtgtcggaataggggttgtgctcatttctgaaatagggcatcacaaCCCTGTTACAGcccagcttcgtttctattgtaccaacaacatggctgagtatgaggcatgcattttgggattGAGGTTAGTGGTAGATATGGGATctcaggaagtcttggtcttgggagactcagatcttTTGGTGCactagattcaaggagaatgggagactcgggatttaaagctcataccgtatcggcaatgtttgcatgatctttgtcaacggtttcgatcaatagaattcaggcatattccaaggatctataatgaggttgccgatactttggctaccttggcatcaatgttgcaccatccggacaaagcttatgtcgacccTCTGTATATTtaagttcgtgatcagcatgcctactgtaatgtggttgaggaagaacttgatggtgaaccgtggttccatgatatcagggaataCATCAGGATAGGGGTATATTCGGTACAAGCCAcgggtgatcaaaagagaacaattcgatgtttggctagtggatttttcttgagtgggggaattttgtacaaaagaactccagatcttgggctattgaggtgcatagatgctaagcaagccacgactatcatgaccgaagtacattctagagtttgcgggccacatatgagcgggtatgttctggcaaagaaaattcttcgagaaGGGTATTATTGGTCACCATGGAATGAGATTGCATCAGCTTAGTgagcaagtgtcatcaatgccaggtacacggagacttgattcattctacACCATCTAAGTTGCATACAATGttcgcaccatggccttttgttgcttgggcatggatgtcattggaccaattgagccagcagcatcaaatgagcacaggttcattctggtggccatcgattatttcactaaatgggtcaAAGCTATGACTTTCAAATTTTTGACTAAGAAGGTAGTgatcgattttgttcattcaaatatcatttgtcggttcgaaatcccaaaggtaatcatcacggataatggtgctaatcttaacagtcatttgatgaaagaagtatgccaacagttcaagattacgcaTCGAAATTCCACTCTGTATCGCCGCAAGGCAAATGGAGCTATTAAGGCGGTCaacaacataaagaagatacttcagaaaatagtgcaaggttccaggcaatggcatgaaaagttgccctttgctttgctgggttatcgcactactgtcgcacttcagtaagtgcaactccttatttgttggtatatggtactgaagcagtgatacctgcggaagttgaaattccatcccttcggattgttgctgaagccgaaattgatgacaatgagtgggtcaaaacccgtttggagcaattaagtcttaTTGACGAGAAAAGACTAGTAGCAGTGTGTCaaggccagttgtatcaaaagagaatggcaagagcatacaacaagaaggtgtgtccccgaaaatttgaagtgggtcagcaagtattgaaacgcatccttccacatcaggctgaagcgaaaggcaagtttgccccaaattggtagTGGTCGTTCATTGTagcaagagtgttgtccaatggtgctttgtatttgaTAGATATataaggcaaatgtgtagatatggctatcaattctgatgtagtcaaaagatattatgtataatttctttggtttgtctaattgtgttgtttgtacttagcatgttttgaagattagaACGACAAAGGCATTttattctactatctaaacactttatcctttgttaccccttttgagccttatttattttctttcatacaccTCATTTGGAATTAGAACTAGAGTTTAGAAATACAGATAcagaaaatataaattaaaaaaaaaaaaaagaggaaaagagaagagaaaaagagaaagagaaaaatggaaaagagtaaagaaaaagaaaagaaaaaaaaaagaaaagtaacaaaaacaaagcaattcaTATATCATGAACTACGTCCGACCTGATtacttttaaggatacgtaggtagcctcacggtttggtcccatcaaaataaaaattcaaaagtccccaggcaaagaaactgaggcagaagttgtggttttgTAAAatatctgattccaaaagttgtaattttgaacccattcaagttgttttgagtctttatgatatcctttctttctaaccttatccaaaagcccacattacagtccaaagaaagaccttccgatcaatatTTAAGAATGTCAAGTCAAGCGATATAGAGGTACGATTcgcatcaggggcaacactccgttctgcacaaggaaaatgagcaaatgagagagtcctattggtgaaaaccctcgcgggcaccgtaggGTGATGGAAAGATGAGATAAATCAAAATAAGAGAGtattattagtgaaaaccttcacaggtacCGTAAGGCAACAGTGAGTTGAgatatgaacaaatgagagaggtttgttggtgaaaacccttca comes from the Nicotiana sylvestris chromosome 4, ASM39365v2, whole genome shotgun sequence genome and includes:
- the LOC138890375 gene encoding uncharacterized protein, whose amino-acid sequence is MAFCCLGMDVIGPIEPAASNEHRFILVAIDYFTKWVKAMTFKFLTKKVVIDFVHSNIICRFEIPKVIITDNGANLNSHLMKEVCQQFKITHRNSTLYRRKANGAIKAVNNIKKILQKIVQAEIDDNEWVKTRLEQLSLIDEKRLVAVCQGQLYQKRMARAYNKKIALNKSNRLTIVLSHYENVEFGQALRNLSEPAAGPIHFYGSLLLSG